In Polaribacter sp. Hel_I_88, the following proteins share a genomic window:
- a CDS encoding DUF3857 domain-containing protein: MKKIILLMALICQITVVAQDYRFGKVSKEEIEEKFYPQDSTADAAYLYRERNSYYILNSNQDGFDIITDVFLRIKIYNKKGFDKATQIIPYYHPEIGEDEKISSLKAYTFNLQKNKIEKDKLQNNDVFQEEISKFWYQKKITMPNVKEGSVIDIKYTLSSPYYYKIDDLDFQFDVPVKKIIYNVSIPEFYIFKLLTKGYFPITPKSSRNSSSITITSRERSGARISSTAFSSDKLEFDVQNYLFESENIPALKDNEPFVSNINNYRGGVKFELSSTNFSKIGGLSKYYSNTWEDVSKQIYKSEGFGNELDKTNYYKDDLETLLVGVSNNAEKIAKIFTFVKTKIKWNSYFGKTSDIGLKKAYKDGAGNAADINLMLTSMLRYAGLNADPVLVSTRSNGVPIYPTLDGFNYVIASVEMANGGILLLDATEIYSTPNILPVRVLNWNGRRVTKDGNSSWVKLTSSRHAVEENMMMVKVSDDLMVEGFIRTKFENLNALDFRKNYNHIKEEELIKNYEENNNLETEEFKISNQEDIYKDIVRNVKFSSEDLIEKIGNKLYIEPNLFLTKRENPFKLDERKFPIDFVSAWKNENKITIQIPKGYAVESLPESLAIALPDNLGVFKYQVTHNGNKIKTISSLEFNMSIIPPQYYSFLKDFYGKIVDKQTEKIVLIKS, translated from the coding sequence ATGAAAAAGATAATTTTATTGATGGCATTAATTTGCCAAATAACTGTTGTAGCTCAAGATTATAGGTTTGGTAAAGTTTCTAAAGAAGAAATTGAAGAAAAATTTTATCCTCAAGATTCCACTGCTGATGCTGCTTATTTATATAGAGAAAGAAACTCATATTATATCTTAAACTCGAATCAGGATGGTTTTGACATCATTACTGATGTATTTTTAAGAATTAAAATATATAATAAAAAAGGTTTTGATAAAGCCACACAAATAATACCTTATTATCATCCTGAAATTGGAGAAGATGAAAAAATATCATCATTAAAAGCTTACACCTTTAACTTGCAGAAAAATAAAATTGAAAAGGATAAATTACAAAATAATGATGTTTTTCAGGAAGAGATAAGTAAATTTTGGTATCAAAAGAAAATTACAATGCCTAATGTTAAAGAAGGTAGTGTCATAGATATAAAATATACCCTTAGTTCACCATATTATTACAAAATTGATGATTTGGATTTTCAGTTTGATGTACCAGTTAAAAAAATAATCTATAACGTTTCAATACCAGAATTTTATATTTTTAAATTACTTACTAAGGGCTATTTTCCAATTACACCAAAATCTAGCAGAAATTCTAGTTCAATAACAATTACTTCAAGAGAAAGATCTGGGGCAAGGATTAGTTCCACAGCTTTTAGTAGTGATAAATTAGAGTTTGATGTTCAAAATTATCTTTTTGAGTCAGAAAATATACCAGCATTAAAAGATAATGAACCTTTTGTGAGTAATATTAATAATTATAGAGGAGGTGTAAAGTTTGAATTATCTTCGACAAATTTTTCCAAAATAGGAGGTCTTTCTAAATACTATTCAAATACATGGGAAGACGTCTCTAAACAAATCTATAAATCCGAGGGTTTTGGGAATGAGTTAGATAAAACAAATTACTATAAAGATGATTTAGAAACTTTACTTGTAGGTGTTTCTAACAATGCTGAAAAAATTGCTAAAATTTTTACATTTGTTAAAACAAAGATAAAATGGAATAGTTATTTTGGTAAAACATCAGACATAGGTTTAAAAAAAGCCTATAAAGATGGTGCAGGTAATGCTGCAGATATTAATTTAATGCTAACATCTATGTTACGTTATGCAGGTCTGAATGCAGATCCGGTTTTAGTAAGTACAAGATCTAATGGTGTACCAATTTATCCAACTTTAGATGGTTTTAACTATGTAATCGCATCTGTAGAGATGGCTAATGGAGGTATATTGCTTTTGGATGCTACAGAAATATATAGTACACCAAATATTCTGCCAGTAAGAGTTTTAAATTGGAATGGAAGAAGGGTTACTAAAGATGGAAATTCATCTTGGGTTAAATTAACTTCGTCTAGACATGCTGTTGAAGAAAATATGATGATGGTAAAAGTTTCTGATGATTTAATGGTAGAAGGTTTTATAAGAACAAAATTTGAAAATTTAAATGCTTTAGATTTTAGAAAAAATTATAATCATATCAAAGAGGAAGAGCTTATTAAAAATTATGAAGAAAATAATAATTTAGAAACCGAAGAATTTAAAATATCAAATCAAGAAGATATTTATAAAGATATAGTAAGAAACGTAAAATTTTCGAGTGAAGATTTAATAGAAAAAATTGGTAATAAATTGTATATAGAACCTAACTTATTTTTAACTAAACGTGAAAATCCTTTTAAATTAGATGAACGAAAATTCCCTATAGATTTTGTATCAGCTTGGAAAAATGAAAATAAAATAACAATACAAATTCCAAAAGGATATGCAGTAGAAAGTCTTCCAGAGTCTTTAGCTATTGCTTTGCCAGATAACTTAGGTGTTTTTAAATATCAAGTTACACACAATGGAAATAAAATTAAAACAATATCTAGTTTAGAATTTAATATGTCTATAATTCCACCTCAATATTATTCTTTTCTAAAAGATTTTTATGGTAAAATAGTTGATAAACAAACAGAGAAAATAGTTTTAATAAAAAGCTAA
- a CDS encoding DUF3857 domain-containing protein encodes MSIKKPLKLVLLLFFNIFLGYSQSAELTVFTIPAELKENANAVVRNSSIEITIDDFDKMVIYEKKIVTVLNKLGNADAGIYQHYDDDTKITELSALIYDAFGNEIKKFKERDFLDVSAVDGGTLYSDSRVKYIEYTPVSYPYTLVLESEYKTSTTGFIPTWYPINGYYVSVEKSSYTLNNPKSIPWRKKETHFEGFNIDKTETDSELKYLIKNQKAYDYEDNTISSRDILPVVKVALDKFYLKGVYGEATNWQEFGQWMHKSLLEGRDVIDEATKIKILDLVKEAKSPVEKAKIVYEFMQNKTRYISVQVGIGGWEPIAANQVDQVGYGDCKGLTNYTKALLDVVGVTSYYTVVYASEKRNLDKDFASLQGNHVILNIPNEGKDIWLECTSQTMPFGFLGDFTDDRDVLVVTPEGGIIKRTAIYKDETNLQTTLGKIKLTPKGNVIASLNRVSKGLQYDDKSYLDTFTDEELIKNYKSRTWSYNNNLEINEHRLKNDKENIVFTEDLEVSIANYASVNDTEYLFRVNIFNTENEVPKRYRDRNLPLKISTGYKDVDEYEIHLPDTYKLNYTPENKEIVTKFGTYKINFKIIDEQTISYKKEIIIKEGVYPKEDYKDYRSFRRSIAKSENLRIALIKK; translated from the coding sequence ATGTCTATAAAAAAGCCCCTCAAATTAGTCTTACTTCTATTTTTTAATATTTTTCTAGGCTATTCTCAAAGTGCTGAATTAACTGTTTTTACAATTCCTGCTGAGTTAAAAGAAAATGCAAATGCAGTGGTTAGAAATAGTTCCATAGAAATTACCATCGATGATTTTGATAAAATGGTGATTTATGAGAAGAAAATAGTTACTGTTTTAAACAAGTTAGGCAATGCAGATGCTGGTATTTATCAGCATTATGATGATGACACGAAAATAACAGAACTTTCTGCGCTTATTTATGATGCCTTTGGAAACGAAATTAAAAAATTTAAAGAACGAGATTTCTTAGATGTAAGTGCAGTAGATGGTGGAACCTTATATTCAGATTCTAGAGTAAAATATATAGAGTATACACCAGTTTCATACCCTTATACATTGGTATTAGAAAGCGAATACAAAACCTCTACAACTGGCTTTATTCCTACTTGGTATCCAATAAATGGGTATTATGTTTCTGTGGAAAAAAGTTCTTACACGTTAAACAATCCAAAATCAATTCCTTGGCGTAAAAAAGAAACGCATTTTGAGGGTTTTAATATTGATAAAACTGAAACAGATTCTGAATTAAAATACCTTATAAAAAATCAAAAGGCTTACGATTATGAAGATAATACCATTTCATCTAGAGATATTTTACCTGTTGTTAAAGTTGCTTTAGATAAATTTTATTTAAAAGGTGTTTATGGAGAAGCAACAAATTGGCAAGAATTTGGGCAATGGATGCATAAGTCGCTTTTAGAAGGTAGAGATGTAATAGATGAAGCTACAAAAATAAAAATTTTAGATTTAGTTAAAGAAGCAAAAAGTCCTGTTGAAAAAGCAAAAATTGTGTATGAATTTATGCAAAATAAAACAAGGTATATTAGTGTACAAGTTGGTATTGGAGGTTGGGAACCTATTGCAGCAAACCAAGTAGATCAAGTTGGTTATGGAGATTGTAAAGGGCTTACAAATTACACAAAAGCATTATTAGATGTAGTTGGTGTTACCTCTTATTATACAGTTGTTTATGCTAGTGAAAAGAGAAATTTAGACAAAGATTTTGCGTCACTTCAAGGTAATCACGTTATTTTAAACATTCCAAATGAAGGAAAAGATATTTGGCTAGAGTGCACAAGTCAAACAATGCCTTTTGGTTTTTTAGGTGATTTTACAGATGATAGAGATGTTTTAGTAGTAACTCCAGAAGGTGGTATCATTAAAAGAACGGCTATTTATAAAGATGAAACAAACTTGCAAACAACCCTTGGTAAAATTAAACTTACACCAAAAGGCAATGTAATAGCATCTCTAAATAGAGTTTCTAAAGGGTTGCAATATGATGATAAATCGTATTTAGATACTTTTACTGATGAAGAGTTGATAAAAAATTATAAATCTAGAACTTGGAGTTATAATAACAATTTAGAAATCAATGAGCATCGTTTAAAAAATGATAAAGAAAATATTGTTTTTACAGAAGATTTAGAGGTTTCTATTGCAAATTATGCGTCTGTAAATGACACTGAATATCTATTTAGAGTAAATATTTTTAATACAGAAAACGAAGTGCCAAAAAGATATAGAGATAGAAATTTACCTTTAAAAATTAGCACTGGTTATAAGGATGTAGATGAATATGAAATTCATCTTCCAGATACTTATAAATTAAATTATACTCCAGAAAACAAAGAAATAGTAACCAAATTTGGAACGTATAAAATCAATTTTAAGATTATAGACGAACAAACTATTTCTTATAAGAAAGAAATTATTATTAAAGAAGGAGTTTATCCTAAAGAAGATTATAAAGATTATAGAAGCTTTAGAAGAAGCATCGCAAAATCAGAAAATTTAAGAATTGCACTAATTAAAAAATAA
- a CDS encoding YceI family protein — MKKIILSLVVFASVLTACKGEKKESVKTDEAKVVDVNVGELDNVNTDASVLYWEGTKPTGAHNGIVSLQTGGLLINEGNLVGGEFIIDMSTITNKDLEGTEGAGKLEGHLKAADFFDIETYPTSRFVITNAEKTATGYNVTGNLRIKDVTKSITIPAMVTTEGGVTTFKSETFNINRADFNVKYGSKSFFDDLQDKFIDDLIAMSFEVKTKA; from the coding sequence ATGAAAAAAATAATTTTATCGCTTGTAGTATTTGCATCAGTATTAACTGCTTGTAAAGGAGAAAAAAAAGAATCAGTAAAAACTGACGAAGCAAAAGTTGTAGACGTAAACGTTGGTGAGTTAGATAACGTAAATACAGATGCATCTGTTTTGTATTGGGAAGGAACAAAACCAACTGGTGCACATAATGGAATCGTTTCTTTACAAACTGGAGGTTTATTAATAAACGAAGGAAATTTAGTTGGTGGAGAGTTTATAATTGACATGAGTACAATTACAAATAAAGATTTAGAAGGAACTGAAGGTGCTGGAAAATTAGAAGGCCATTTAAAAGCCGCAGATTTCTTTGATATTGAAACATACCCAACATCTAGATTTGTAATTACAAATGCAGAAAAAACAGCAACAGGTTACAACGTAACAGGAAATTTAAGAATTAAAGACGTTACTAAAAGCATTACAATACCAGCAATGGTTACTACAGAAGGTGGTGTAACTACTTTTAAGAGTGAAACTTTTAATATTAACAGAGCAGATTTTAACGTTAAATATGGTTCAAAATCTTTCTTTGATGATTTACAAGATAAATTTATCGATGATTTAATTGCAATGTCTTTTGAGGTAAAAACGAAAGCATAA
- a CDS encoding ThiF family adenylyltransferase, translating to MSWLERTELLVEKEGIEKLQKANILVVGLGGVGSYAAEFIARAGIHKMTIVDGDVFDETNKNRQLPALDSTIGKSKAQVLAARLKDINKDIQLKVIEEFLSPESAYEIVTKEFDFVLDCIDSITPKVNLIVAARRKKVKIISSMGAGGKLDATKIKVADIGKTKNCTMARVLRKRLKERKVDKGVKAVYSEEIQISKSLKVTDGTNFKKSYYGTISFMPAAFGLQAAAHVINFILKK from the coding sequence ATGAGTTGGTTAGAACGTACAGAATTATTAGTTGAAAAAGAAGGAATTGAAAAACTACAAAAAGCCAATATTTTAGTGGTTGGTTTGGGTGGAGTAGGATCGTATGCTGCAGAGTTTATTGCTAGAGCAGGCATCCATAAAATGACTATTGTAGATGGTGATGTTTTTGATGAAACCAATAAAAACAGACAATTACCAGCTTTAGATTCCACAATTGGAAAATCGAAAGCGCAAGTTTTGGCTGCTAGATTAAAAGACATCAATAAAGATATTCAGCTAAAAGTTATAGAGGAATTTTTATCACCAGAAAGCGCCTACGAAATTGTAACAAAAGAATTTGATTTTGTTCTGGATTGTATCGATTCGATTACACCAAAAGTAAACTTAATTGTGGCTGCAAGAAGAAAAAAGGTAAAAATAATATCGTCTATGGGAGCAGGAGGTAAGTTAGATGCTACCAAAATTAAAGTTGCAGATATTGGCAAAACTAAAAATTGTACAATGGCTAGAGTTTTACGCAAACGCTTAAAAGAGCGAAAAGTAGATAAAGGAGTTAAGGCAGTTTATTCTGAAGAAATACAGATTTCTAAGAGTTTAAAAGTAACAGATGGTACTAATTTTAAAAAATCTTATTATGGCACTATCAGTTTTATGCCAGCAGCATTCGGTTTGCAAGCAGCAGCTCATGTTATAAATTTTATTTTAAAAAAGTAG